A window of Myxococcales bacterium contains these coding sequences:
- a CDS encoding dihydroorotate dehydrogenase-like protein gives MADLETTWLGMRIASPIVVGASPISHNPESAALAVREGAGAIVMHSLFEEQVVAEQMAAHAFVDAHVDRDAEARSVLTGVFSLDGDPYLRELESLRAKVDVPVVASLNGTTAGGWTRFAKRLESAGASAIELNLYEVVTSCDETSDKVEARQLEVVRAVVSSVAIPVGVKISPHYASVPAFVRALEQAGAAGVVVFNRFYQPDVVLDTLEVDRRVVLSTPAELPLRLHALAVLSPQVGLSLACSGGVHGGLDAAKAILAGAHVVQMTSALLERGVSHIGTVVRELGAWLDEKGYTMVKDARSVLDLRSAPDAHAWERLNYARVLGGWSGRRRTDLDD, from the coding sequence ATGGCTGATCTGGAAACGACGTGGCTCGGGATGCGCATCGCGTCTCCCATCGTCGTCGGCGCGAGCCCGATCTCGCACAACCCCGAGTCCGCGGCGCTCGCCGTTCGCGAGGGGGCGGGGGCCATCGTCATGCACTCGCTCTTCGAGGAGCAAGTCGTGGCCGAGCAGATGGCCGCGCACGCCTTCGTCGACGCCCACGTCGATCGCGACGCCGAGGCGCGCTCCGTCCTCACGGGGGTCTTCTCGCTCGACGGCGATCCGTACCTGCGCGAGCTCGAGAGCCTCCGCGCGAAGGTCGACGTCCCGGTCGTCGCGTCGTTGAACGGCACCACGGCAGGCGGGTGGACGCGCTTCGCCAAGCGGCTCGAGAGCGCCGGAGCCTCGGCCATCGAGCTGAACTTGTACGAGGTGGTGACGTCGTGCGACGAGACGTCGGACAAGGTCGAGGCGAGGCAGCTCGAGGTCGTGCGGGCCGTGGTCTCGTCGGTCGCGATCCCCGTGGGGGTCAAGATCTCGCCGCACTACGCCTCGGTGCCGGCGTTCGTCCGTGCGCTCGAGCAGGCAGGCGCTGCGGGGGTCGTCGTGTTCAACCGCTTCTACCAGCCCGACGTCGTCCTCGACACGCTCGAGGTCGACCGGCGGGTCGTGCTCTCGACGCCCGCCGAGCTGCCTCTCCGGCTCCACGCGTTGGCCGTGCTGTCGCCCCAGGTCGGCCTCTCCCTCGCGTGCTCGGGGGGAGTGCACGGCGGGCTCGACGCCGCCAAGGCGATCTTGGCCGGGGCCCACGTCGTGCAGATGACCTCGGCGCTCCTGGAGCGGGGGGTGTCCCACATCGGCACCGTGGTGCGCGAGCTCGGGGCGTGGCTCGACGAGAAGGGGTACACGATGGTCAAAGACGCCCGTTCGGTGCTCGATCTCCGCTCGGCGCCCGACGCCCATGCGTGGGAGCGCCTCAACTACGCGCGGGTGCTCGGTGGGTGGTCGGGGAGGCGGCGCACCGATCTCGACGATTGA
- the nifJ gene encoding pyruvate:ferredoxin (flavodoxin) oxidoreductase, with the protein MLGGREPFRETCASPVRALVVARSVQTRWRAPVSSIRRFSSFSARSRAKPSRRRRLAARCRANGARCRANAATAAWLGSKGALVSRVVDANAAVADVAYRLSEVVAIYPITPASAMGEHADAWAAEGRKNLGGVVPKVVEMQSEAGAAGALHGALQAGALATTFTASQGLLLMIPELFKIAGELLPFCMHVAARTVATHALSIFGDHSDVMAARSTGMALLASGSAQEAQDLAAVAHAATLRGRIPVIHFFDGFRTSHEMTRVEPLSDDVLRALVEPSAVEAHRARAMDPDRPVLRGTSQNPDTYFQAREAVEPFYAAFPDVVAETMETLGRLVGRRYRLFDYVGHPEAERVVVMMGSGAECAHETVEHLVARGERVGLVKVRLLRPFSVAHFTRVLPRSVASLTVLDRTKEPGASGEPLYQEVVGALVDAHADGRLASIPRLASGRYGLASKELTPAMIKAVLDDMATPAPRRRFSVGIHDDVSGTSLPYDETFDIEPEDVSRALFFGIGSDGTVSANKATLTIVGEGTPLFVQGHFEFDSKKSGSITVSHLRMSPRPIRSTYRIRKAQLVAVHDPELLERRDVLAAAMPGAKVLLNTEVPAPRVWETLPEHVRAHLLARGIRLFVIDASKVAEEAGLGRRINTVMQACYFAASAVLPEDEALALQVGAIERTWGKRGDEVVRRNVRAIEGAARLLTEVEVPGELGPARPRKPTVPDDAPAFVRNVTRALLEGRGDDLPVSAFTVDGTWPTGTSRYEKRALARDIPVWQPDLCVQCNFCSMVCPHAAIRTKVFAPEHAEGAPAGFRSVPETFEPAFSGQRYAVQVAPEDCTGCGLCIEVCPAKDKHAPRRKALVSEPLAPRREADRDAFAFFESIPSVCLDGVPVDKRSAALRLPLFEFSGACSGCGETPYIRLLTQLFGDRLLVANATGCSSIYGGNLPTTPYTVDAAGRGPTWINSLFEDNAEVGLGLRLGVDVRADRAKALLARYAPALPSTLVAALSSSGHGDVFVAERRRAVGDLRARLKADGSAEARALDAVAEALVPRSVWIVGGDGWAYDIGYGGLDHVLASGADVNVLVLDTEVYSNTGGQQSKATPLGATAKFAAAGKAVPKKDLGLLAMSYGHVYVAEVAMQAKSSHTVEAMLEAERHPGPSILIAHSPCIAHGYDLVHSVEHQKRAIASGVWPLYRFDPRRLANGESPLVLDSGAPKLDVGAYMEEEARFRLVELRSKERYQELVAAAREGVRRRRALYEQLARIHMPKETAHG; encoded by the coding sequence ATGCTCGGAGGGCGTGAGCCGTTTCGCGAGACTTGCGCGAGCCCCGTGCGGGCCCTCGTGGTGGCCCGAAGCGTGCAGACGCGATGGCGTGCGCCCGTCTCCTCGATCCGCCGGTTCTCTTCGTTTTCCGCCCGTTCTCGCGCAAAACCCTCGCGGCGAAGGAGGCTCGCCGCGCGCTGTCGTGCAAACGGTGCACGCTGCCGCGCAAACGCAGCAACGGCCGCGTGGCTCGGCTCGAAGGGGGCTCTCGTGAGCCGGGTCGTCGACGCGAACGCTGCCGTCGCCGACGTCGCCTACCGACTTTCGGAGGTCGTCGCGATTTACCCAATCACTCCAGCGTCGGCGATGGGCGAGCACGCCGACGCGTGGGCGGCCGAGGGTCGAAAGAACCTTGGCGGCGTCGTCCCCAAGGTCGTCGAGATGCAGTCGGAGGCGGGGGCCGCGGGAGCGCTGCACGGAGCCCTGCAGGCCGGTGCGCTCGCGACGACCTTCACGGCGTCCCAGGGCCTCCTCCTCATGATCCCCGAGCTCTTCAAGATCGCAGGGGAGCTCCTCCCGTTCTGCATGCACGTCGCGGCGCGCACGGTCGCGACCCACGCGCTCTCGATCTTCGGTGATCACTCCGACGTGATGGCGGCGCGGAGCACGGGCATGGCGCTCCTCGCCTCCGGGTCCGCTCAAGAAGCGCAAGACCTCGCCGCGGTGGCGCACGCGGCCACGTTGCGCGGGCGTATCCCCGTGATCCACTTCTTCGATGGATTTCGAACATCCCACGAGATGACCCGCGTCGAGCCGCTCTCGGACGACGTCCTCCGCGCCCTCGTCGAGCCCTCCGCGGTAGAGGCGCACCGCGCGCGTGCGATGGATCCCGATCGCCCCGTGCTCCGTGGCACGTCCCAGAACCCCGACACCTACTTCCAGGCTCGAGAGGCCGTCGAGCCCTTCTACGCCGCGTTCCCCGACGTCGTCGCCGAGACGATGGAGACGCTCGGTCGCCTCGTCGGCCGCAGGTATCGCCTGTTCGACTACGTAGGTCACCCCGAGGCCGAGCGCGTCGTCGTGATGATGGGCTCCGGCGCCGAGTGCGCCCACGAGACCGTGGAGCATCTCGTCGCGCGCGGGGAGCGGGTCGGGCTCGTCAAGGTGCGGCTCCTCCGCCCCTTCTCCGTCGCGCACTTCACGCGCGTCCTGCCCCGCAGCGTGGCGAGCCTCACGGTGCTCGATCGCACGAAAGAGCCCGGCGCTTCGGGGGAGCCCCTTTACCAAGAGGTCGTTGGGGCCCTCGTCGATGCCCACGCCGACGGGCGTCTCGCTTCGATCCCACGCCTCGCGAGCGGTCGCTACGGGCTCGCGTCGAAGGAGCTCACGCCCGCGATGATCAAGGCCGTGCTCGACGACATGGCGACTCCCGCGCCCCGTCGGCGGTTCTCCGTCGGTATCCACGACGACGTGTCCGGGACGTCTCTCCCGTACGACGAGACGTTCGACATCGAGCCCGAGGACGTGTCCCGCGCGCTCTTTTTCGGCATCGGCAGCGACGGCACCGTGTCCGCCAACAAGGCGACCTTGACCATCGTCGGGGAGGGCACTCCGCTCTTCGTGCAGGGGCACTTCGAGTTCGACTCGAAAAAATCCGGGTCGATCACCGTGTCGCATCTGCGCATGAGCCCCCGCCCCATCCGGTCGACGTACCGCATCCGAAAGGCGCAGCTCGTCGCCGTGCACGATCCCGAGCTGCTCGAGCGGCGCGACGTGCTCGCCGCGGCCATGCCGGGTGCGAAGGTGCTCCTCAACACCGAGGTGCCGGCCCCCCGTGTGTGGGAGACGCTCCCCGAGCACGTCCGAGCGCACCTCTTGGCGCGGGGCATTCGCCTGTTCGTGATCGACGCCAGCAAGGTCGCCGAGGAGGCGGGGCTCGGCCGCCGAATCAACACCGTGATGCAGGCCTGCTACTTTGCCGCGTCCGCCGTGCTCCCCGAGGACGAGGCCTTGGCGCTCCAGGTCGGAGCGATCGAGCGCACCTGGGGAAAACGTGGCGACGAGGTGGTGCGCCGCAACGTACGGGCGATCGAGGGCGCCGCGCGTCTGCTCACCGAGGTCGAGGTCCCGGGCGAGCTCGGTCCCGCGCGGCCCAGGAAGCCCACGGTCCCCGACGACGCCCCCGCGTTCGTCCGAAACGTCACCCGGGCCCTCCTCGAAGGCCGCGGGGACGACCTGCCCGTGAGCGCCTTCACCGTCGACGGCACATGGCCCACGGGCACGAGCCGCTACGAGAAGCGCGCCCTCGCCCGGGACATCCCGGTGTGGCAGCCCGATTTGTGTGTACAGTGCAACTTTTGCTCGATGGTCTGTCCTCACGCGGCCATCCGCACGAAGGTCTTCGCGCCGGAGCACGCCGAAGGCGCCCCGGCCGGGTTTCGCTCGGTCCCCGAGACCTTCGAGCCTGCGTTCTCGGGTCAGAGGTACGCGGTGCAGGTGGCGCCGGAGGACTGCACCGGCTGCGGCTTGTGCATCGAGGTCTGTCCCGCGAAGGACAAACACGCCCCTCGTAGGAAGGCGCTCGTCTCCGAGCCGCTCGCCCCACGACGGGAGGCCGACCGCGACGCGTTCGCCTTCTTCGAGTCGATCCCTTCGGTTTGCCTCGATGGGGTCCCGGTCGACAAACGCAGCGCGGCCCTTCGCCTCCCGCTCTTCGAGTTCTCGGGGGCCTGCTCCGGGTGTGGTGAAACACCGTACATACGCCTCTTGACGCAGCTCTTCGGCGATAGGCTCCTCGTGGCCAACGCCACCGGCTGCTCGTCGATCTACGGAGGCAACCTCCCGACGACGCCGTACACGGTCGACGCGGCCGGCCGAGGGCCGACGTGGATCAACTCGCTCTTCGAGGACAACGCCGAGGTAGGGCTCGGGCTTCGCCTCGGGGTCGACGTCCGCGCCGATCGCGCCAAAGCCTTGCTCGCGCGGTATGCGCCCGCCCTCCCGTCCACGCTCGTCGCGGCCCTCTCGTCGAGCGGGCACGGGGACGTGTTCGTCGCGGAGCGGCGCCGCGCGGTCGGAGACCTTCGCGCTCGTCTCAAGGCGGACGGCTCGGCGGAGGCGCGCGCGCTCGACGCGGTGGCCGAGGCGCTCGTGCCACGCTCGGTGTGGATCGTGGGGGGCGACGGTTGGGCCTACGACATCGGCTATGGCGGGCTCGATCACGTGCTCGCCTCGGGCGCCGACGTGAACGTGCTCGTGCTCGACACGGAGGTCTACTCGAACACCGGAGGGCAGCAGTCGAAGGCGACACCGCTCGGAGCGACCGCGAAGTTCGCCGCGGCCGGAAAGGCCGTCCCCAAGAAGGACCTGGGCCTCCTCGCCATGAGCTACGGGCACGTGTACGTCGCCGAGGTGGCGATGCAGGCGAAGAGCTCGCACACGGTCGAGGCCATGCTGGAGGCCGAGCGTCACCCAGGGCCTTCGATCCTCATCGCCCACAGCCCCTGCATCGCCCACGGGTACGACCTCGTCCACTCGGTCGAGCATCAGAAGCGCGCGATCGCGAGCGGAGTGTGGCCGCTCTACCGGTTCGATCCTCGGAGGCTCGCGAACGGCGAGTCCCCCCTCGTGCTCGACTCCGGGGCACCCAAGCTCGACGTCGGCGCCTACATGGAAGAAGAGGCGCGGTTCCGGCTCGTCGAGCTCCGGTCGAAGGAGCGTTACCAGGAGCTCGTCGCCGCTGCCCGCGAAGGGGTACGGCGTCGCCGCGCACTCTACGAGCAGCTCGCTCGCATCCATATGCCCAAGGAGACCGCGCATGGCTGA
- a CDS encoding c-type cytochrome gives MRRATATTVLVMALGVGESLTSCSPPPEPTVAEGRLAYAKYCALCHGANGEGYVADEATRLASPTMLSLASDAFLERAIVDGRAGTTMSAWGTTHGGPLDPTGTRSVILYLRSLAPHTYRDTSAIGVRGDREAGAKAYATHCESCHGTNGEGGRYVALAGPSFLATASDGFLLASIDEGRPETPMPGYGRTLPEATRRDLVALLRSWQRPVESPLPAPPRPGSLERVVIGEGAPNAEFPPGRFVPADTVKAALDAGRRMVILDARPPSDYSRAHIAHAISAPFYETADYAAQIPKDAPVVTYCGCPHAESGVAADTLRARGYTTFVLDEGFTVWRERGYPVRGGPRP, from the coding sequence ATGCGTCGCGCGACCGCTACGACGGTGCTGGTGATGGCCCTCGGGGTCGGCGAAAGCCTCACGAGCTGCAGCCCACCGCCCGAGCCGACCGTGGCGGAAGGCCGCCTCGCGTACGCCAAGTACTGTGCCCTCTGCCACGGCGCGAACGGGGAAGGCTACGTCGCCGACGAGGCTACGAGGCTCGCGAGCCCGACGATGCTGTCGCTCGCGAGCGACGCGTTCTTGGAGCGCGCGATCGTGGACGGGCGCGCGGGCACCACGATGAGCGCATGGGGGACGACGCACGGCGGTCCGCTCGACCCCACGGGCACGCGCTCGGTCATCCTCTATCTCCGATCGCTCGCGCCGCACACCTACCGTGACACGTCGGCGATAGGCGTACGTGGAGATCGCGAGGCCGGCGCGAAAGCCTACGCCACCCATTGCGAGAGCTGCCACGGAACGAACGGCGAGGGAGGCCGCTACGTCGCGCTCGCGGGGCCCTCCTTCCTCGCCACCGCGAGCGATGGCTTCTTGCTCGCGTCGATCGACGAAGGCCGCCCCGAGACGCCCATGCCCGGGTACGGACGCACGCTCCCCGAAGCGACCCGCAGAGACCTCGTCGCCCTCCTTCGGAGCTGGCAACGCCCGGTCGAGTCTCCCCTCCCCGCGCCTCCACGTCCGGGCTCCCTCGAGCGCGTCGTCATCGGCGAGGGCGCTCCGAACGCCGAATTTCCGCCCGGAAGGTTCGTTCCGGCCGACACGGTGAAGGCCGCGCTCGACGCTGGGCGTCGGATGGTCATCCTCGACGCGAGACCTCCATCGGACTACAGCCGCGCACACATCGCTCACGCCATCAGCGCGCCGTTCTACGAGACCGCGGACTACGCCGCGCAGATCCCGAAGGACGCGCCCGTGGTCACCTACTGCGGCTGCCCTCACGCCGAGTCCGGCGTCGCCGCCGACACGCTCCGAGCGCGGGGCTACACGACCTTCGTGCTCGACGAGGGGTTCACCGTCTGGCGCGAACGAGGATACCCCGTGCGCGGAGGGCCGAGGCCCTGA